The Acidovorax sp. RAC01 genomic sequence AGTGCTCTGGCTGCGGTAGAACATGCGCGCCTGGCTGTAGTGGTCGGCAAAGCTTTCGGGTCGGGTACGGCCGTGGGCCTGCGCGCCGTTGGGTTCTGCGGCAGCCACTGGGCGCGTGCCGGCCGACCGGGCCGCGCGCGGCGAGTCGGGCTGCAGGCTGCTGGGCTCGTAGCTCACGCGGCCCTGGGGCGCGTTTACCAGCATGGGGCCGCCCTGCAGCGCGTGGTGGTAAGGGCACTGCGGCGCGTTGATGGGCAACTGCGCATGGTTGGGCCCGCCCAGCCGGGCCAGGTGCGCGTCCAGGTAGGCAAACAGCCGGCCCTGCAACAGCGGGTCGTTGCTGAAGTCGATGCCGGGCGGTACGTTGGCGGGGCTGAAGGCCACCTGCTCGGTGTCGGCAAAAAAGTTGTCGGGCCAGCGGTTGAGCACCATGCGGCCGATGGGCTGCAGGGGCACCAGCTCTTCGGGGATGAGCTTGGTGGCATCGAGGTGGTCGAACGGGAACGCGGCGGCATCCTCTGCGGTGAACAGCTGCACGGAGAGAGTCCATTCGGGGAAGTCGCCCGCCTCGATGGCCTCGAACAGGTCGCGGCGGTGGAAGTCGTTGTCGGCGGCCTGCAGCTTCAGGGCTTCGTCCCACAGCGTGCACTGCAGGCCCAGCCGGGGCCGCCAGTGAAAGCGTGCAAACGTGCTTTCGCCCTGCGCGTTCACCAGCCGGAAGCTGTGCACGCCAAAGCCGTCCATCATGCGCAGGCTGCGGGGCAGGGCGCGGTCGCTCATCAGCCACATCACGCCGTGCAGGGCCTCGGGCATCAGCGACACGAAATCCCAGAAGGTGTCGTGCGCGCTGGTCGCCTGCGGAAAGCCGCGGTCGGGCTCCATCTTGAGTGCGTGGGCCAGGTCGGGGAACTTCATGGCGTCTTGCACCAGGGCCACGGGCAGATTGCTGCCCACCAGGTCCCAGTTGCCTTCGCGGGTATAGAACTTCACGGCAAAGCCGCGCACATCGCGCGGGGTGTCCACCGAGCCTGCGCCGCCCGCCATGGTGGAAAAGCGCGCGAACACGGGCGTCTGCACGCCCGATTCGGTGAGCACCCGCGCCGTGGTGTGCTGGCGCAGCGAGTGCGTCAGCTCAAAGAACCCATGCGCACCCGAGCCGCGCGCAAACACCGTGCGCTCTGCCATGCGCTCGCGGTTGAAGTGCGACAGCTTCTCGCGCAGCACAAAGTCTTCCAGCAGCGTGGGGCCGGGCGCACCGGCACCGCGCAGCGAGTTCTGGTTGTCGGCCACCGGGATGCCCTGCGCAGTGGTCAGCACGGGGTGCTTGCCACCGGCCTGTTGCTGCAGCTCGCCCGCATAGCCGCGGTAGGTGTCGGATGGGATCAGTGAGGTGCCGGCCCCGGTGGAGCGGTGGGCAGGGTTGCGCGGGGCGGGGGAGCGTGGCATGGGGTTCGCAGTCCTGGCAGTTTGGCCGGGTGCGGCCGTGAAATTGACGAAGCCTCCATGGTGGACCCCGGTGGCTGCCCCATGGGTAGGACGCTGTCGCAATGCGCCGTCGTCGTCGCGGCATGGCAATGGCCCCGGCCAACCCCGCTCGTACGGCTTGCCGCAGCTGCAGACGTAAGTGCGTGCAACGCAGGCCCCGTGGGCGGGGCGTTTTGTTACGCTTGCCGCTTCCTGTGGAGGGGAAGCCGTGAACATAAAACAATGGATGTGGGTCAGCGGGCTGATGCTGTTGGCGACTGGCGCACACGCGCTGCAGATCACGGGCTTTTCGCCCCAGGGCGAAGTCGCACGGGTGCGGCAGGTGGTGGCCAAGTTTGATGCCGCTGCCGTGAACTTTGGCGACCCCAAGGCCCCCGCACCACTGTCGGTGAGCTGCAGCGACGCCAGCGCCAGCAAGGGCACCGGCCGCTGGACCAGCGAGCGCGAGTGGGTGTTTGACTTTGAAAACGATCTGCCACCCGGGGTGCGCTGCACCGCCGTGGCAAAGACCGGATTCAAATCGCCTGCTGGGGCAGATCTGGCGGGGGTTAAAAGCTATCAATTCAATAGCGGTGGACCGTTTGTGCAGAACATCCGCCCGGGCACGTACGAGCGCATCGACGAAGAGCAGTTCTTTGTGCTGGAGCTCAACGGGCCTGCCACGCTGGAGAGCATTCGCGCCAGCGTGTGGTGCGTGGCCGATGGCCTGGGCGAGCGCGTGCCTGTGCGCCTGATCGAGGGCGCGCAGCGCGCCGACATTCTCAAGTCACAAGGCCTGGACAAGCGCGCCGCGCAGGCCCCTTTGCAGTTCGCCACGCTGGCCTGCAACCGCCGCCTGGCCTCGGGCTCGCGCATGCAGCTGGTCTTTGGCAAGGGCGTGGCCACGCCCAGCGGCGTGCCCAACGCGGTGGAAAAACGCTTTGCC encodes the following:
- a CDS encoding catalase, with translation MPRSPAPRNPAHRSTGAGTSLIPSDTYRGYAGELQQQAGGKHPVLTTAQGIPVADNQNSLRGAGAPGPTLLEDFVLREKLSHFNRERMAERTVFARGSGAHGFFELTHSLRQHTTARVLTESGVQTPVFARFSTMAGGAGSVDTPRDVRGFAVKFYTREGNWDLVGSNLPVALVQDAMKFPDLAHALKMEPDRGFPQATSAHDTFWDFVSLMPEALHGVMWLMSDRALPRSLRMMDGFGVHSFRLVNAQGESTFARFHWRPRLGLQCTLWDEALKLQAADNDFHRRDLFEAIEAGDFPEWTLSVQLFTAEDAAAFPFDHLDATKLIPEELVPLQPIGRMVLNRWPDNFFADTEQVAFSPANVPPGIDFSNDPLLQGRLFAYLDAHLARLGGPNHAQLPINAPQCPYHHALQGGPMLVNAPQGRVSYEPSSLQPDSPRAARSAGTRPVAAAEPNGAQAHGRTRPESFADHYSQARMFYRSQSTAEQAHTVQALVHQLSCVGSPHVRDAVVAHIRLVDEGLAEQVAEGLGLQALPEPPVPAVPVQDLALSPALRTIDRMLPTLQGRCVAILVADGSNGVTVANLRKALDKAGAAVKVLAPRVSGAVLRDGSRLAADGTCRTLPSVLFDAVAAVMTTEMGETLARDGAVVDWFRDAFTHLKAIAASRGTHAILKAGGIEPDAGLLDPADTLGFVAAAQTRQWEREAALRPAP